A stretch of Brassica napus cultivar Da-Ae chromosome C6, Da-Ae, whole genome shotgun sequence DNA encodes these proteins:
- the LOC106411532 gene encoding aldehyde oxidase GLOX-like — protein sequence MAELVRYNAPGIVVIVILLLFSITRADLPGTWELIVQDAGIASMHTAVTRFNTVVLLDRTNIGPSRKALGKHRCRKDPNDAVLKRDCYAHSVLFDLGTNQIRPLMIQTDTWCSSGQFLSDGSLLQTGGDRDGFKKIRKFEPCDPNETCDWVELQDTELITGRWYASNQILPDGSVIIVGGRGTNTVEYYPPRENGAVPFQFLADVEDKQMDNLYPYVHLLPDDGGNLFIFANSRAVKYDHRTNAVVKEYPPLIGGPRNYPSGGSSAMLAIQGDFATAEILICGGAQSGAFTARAVDAPAHGTCGRIVATAPDPAWVTEEMPFGRIMGDMVNLPTGEILIINGAQAGTQGFEMGSDPCLYPLLYRPDQPIGLRFMTLNPGTVPRMYHSTANLLPDGRILLAGSNPHYFYKFNAEFPTELRIEAFSPEYLSQDRANLRPELREIPQIVRYGEVFDVFVTVPLPVVETIQINWGSAPFATHSFSQGQRLVKLTVGPSIPDGEGRYRIQCTAPLNGAVSPPGYYMAFAVNQGVPSVARWIRIVI from the coding sequence ATGGCAGAACTGGTTCGTTATAACGCTCCAGGGATCGTAGTTATAGTTAtacttcttctcttctccatcaCACGTGCTGATTTACCAGGCACGTGGGAGCTCATCGTACAAGACGCCGGTATAGCCTCTATGCACACGGCAGTGACCCGGTTCAACACAGTGGTTCTACTCGATCGGACGAATATCGGACCGTCGAGAAAAGCTCTTGGCAAGCACCGGTGCCGGAAAGATCCAAACGACGCCGTTCTGAAACGTGATTGCTATGCTCATTCGGTTCTATTTGACCTTGGTACAAACCAGATCCGACCACTGATGATCCAAACCGACACGTGGTGCTCTTCGGGTCAGTTTTTATCCGACGGTTCTTTGCTTCAAACGGGTGGGGATAGAGACGGGTTTAAAAAGATCAGGAAATTCGAACCGTGTGACCCAAACGAGACCTGCGATTGGGTGGAGCTCCAAGACACCGAGTTAATAACCGGACGCTGGTACGCTAGTAACCAGATATTACCGGATGGTTCGGTTATCATCGTCGGTGGGAGAGGAACCAATACGGTTGAGTATTACCCTCCTCGCGAGAACGGCGCCGTTCCGTTTCAGTTTCTTGCTGACGTGGAGGATAAACAGATGGATAATCTCTACCCTTACGTTCATCTCCTCCCCGACGACGGCGGAAACCTCTTCATCTTCGCCAACAGCCGCGCCGTCAAATACGATCACCGTACAAACGCCGTCGTCAAAGAGTATCCGCCTCTAATCGGCGGTCCGAGGAATTATCCGTCGGGTGGATCATCGGCGATGCTAGCAATCCAAGGAGATTTCGCCACGGCGGAGATCCTAATATGCGGCGGAGCTCAATCCGGCGCTTTCACAGCGCGTGCCGTTGACGCACCGGCGCACGGAACCTGCGGTCGAATCGTCGCTACCGCGCCGGATCCGGCTTGGGTGACAGAGGAGATGCCGTTCGGGAGGATCATGGGAGATATGGTGAATCTACCGACGGGAGAGATTCTGATCATAAACGGAGCTCAAGCCGGAACCCAAGGATTCGAAATGGGATCGGATCCGTGTCTTTACCCGCTTCTATACCGACCCGATCAACCAATTGGATTGCGATTCATGACACTGAATCCAGGAACCGTACCGAGAATGTACCATTCGACGGCGAATCTGTTACCGGACGGTCGAATCCTCCTCGCCGGAAGTAACCCTCACTACTTCTACAAATTCAACGCCGAGTTTCCCACCGAGTTACGTATCGAAGCGTTTTCTCCGGAGTATCTTTCACAGGATCGAGCCAATCTCCGACCCGAGCTCCGAGAAATTCCGCAGATCGTAAGATACGGCGAGGTCTTCGATGTGTTCGTGACGGTGCCGTTGCCGGTTGTGGAGACGATTCAGATCAATTGGGGAAGCGCGCCTTTTGCGACTCACTCGTTTTCTCAGGGTCAACGGCTCGTGAAGTTGACCGTTGGGCCATCAATACCTGACGGAGAAGGACGTTATAGGATTCAGTGCACGGCTCCACTTAACGGCGCCGTCTCTCCCCCAGGTTATTACATGGCCTTCGCCGTTAACCAAGGCGTTCCTAGCGTCGCTCGGTGGATACGTatagttatttga